The Erinaceus europaeus unplaced genomic scaffold, mEriEur2.1 scaffold_915, whole genome shotgun sequence genome window below encodes:
- the CD34 gene encoding hematopoietic progenitor cell antigen CD34 isoform X5 codes for MSLTPSPVGAPAAPTGWPASARAGEDNGTTVAPLSSSPGVTSTGLVGVSTRGSSAPSSAGTSVQPEPRNNSATMAPESTASATWAPRTSLAPSPRNASVQPQATAPTSAPTSAPTSAPTSAPTSAPTSAAKVPTPEAPASGSPMEPNTTLGNGSDVQHGSGSGSTSPLGAASTASPASSSPTWSPGQVDHIRCVTLRELQLTQAICLDRDSEASCEDFVRSKGAKLASLLCPLEPGPEACTWLAAQSQVRPSCLLLVDDNQTELANRFHFLKDHEAALQKLGIQRVTQDKLGQHQSSSRKTLIALVTSGILLAVLGLAGYFLMNRRSWSPAGERLGEDPYHSEAGAAPAGAPDAQGKSGRALGGRENGTSQAAPRNGHSGPQQAVADTPL; via the exons TGCCCCCACCGGCTGGCCTG CCTCTGCGAGGGCCGGCGAGGACAATGGGACGACCGTGGCGCCATTGTCCTCCAGTCCAGGAGTGACCTCAACCGGCCTAGTGGGCGTGAGCACCCGGGGGAGCTCAGCCCCAAGCTCCGCAGGGACCAGTGTGCAGCCTGAGCCCAGAAACAACAGTGCGACCATGGCCCCAG AATCCACAGCCAGTGCCACCTGGGCCCCCAGGACCTCCCTGGCACCCAGTCCCAGGAACGCGTCCGTCCAGCCCCAGGCCACAGCACCCACCTCGGCACCCACCTCGGCACCCACCTCGGCACCCACCTCGGCACCCACCTCGGCACCCACCTCAGCAGCCAAGGTCCCCACCCCAGAGGCGCCTGCTTCCGGGAGCCCCATGGAGCCCAACACGACTCTGGGCAACGGCTCCGACGTCCAGCACGGCAGTGGCAGTGGCAGCACCAGTCCCCTGGGGGCGGCTTCCACGGCTTCCCCCGCGTCCTCCTCCCCCACATGGAGCCCTGGCCAGGTG GACCACATCCGCTGTGTGACCCTCAGGGAGCTGCAGCTGACGCAGGCCATCTGCCTGGACCGCGACTCGGAGGCCAGCTGC GAGGACTTTGTCAGGAGCAAGGGTGCCAAGTTGGCCAGCCTGCTGTGCCCGCTGGAGCCAGGGCCTGAGGCCTGCACCTGGCTGGCCGCTCAGTCCCAGGTCAGGCCCAGCTGCCTGCTGCTGGTGGATGACAACCAGACAG AGCTGGCCAACAGGTTCCACTTCTTGAAGGACCACGAGGCTGCCCTACAGAAG CTGGGCATCCAGCGTGTGACCCAGGACAAGCTGGGCCAGCACCAGAGCTCCTCCCGCAAGACTCTGATCGCCCTGGTCACCTCGGGGATCCTGCTGGCCGTGCTGGGCCTGGCCGGCTACTTTCTGATGAACCGCCGCAGCTGGAGCCCTGCCGGGGAGAGGCTG GGTGAGGACCCCTACCACTCGGAGGCAGGGGCAGCCCCCGCGGGTGCCCCGGATGCTCAGGGAAAGTCGGGCAGAGCCCTTGGGGGCCGGGAGAACGGCACCAGCCAGGCAGCACCCAGGAATGGCCACTCGGGGCCACAGCAGGCCGTGGCCGACACCCCACTGTGA
- the CD34 gene encoding hematopoietic progenitor cell antigen CD34 isoform X4: MSLTPSPVGAPAAPTGWPAASARAGEDNGTTVAPLSSSPGVTSTGLVGVSTRGSSAPSSAGTSVQPEPRNNSATMAPESTASATWAPRTSLAPSPRNASVQPQATAPTSAPTSAPTSAPTSAPTSAPTSAAKVPTPEAPASGSPMEPNTTLGNGSDVQHGSGSGSTSPLGAASTASPASSSPTWSPGQVDHIRCVTLRELQLTQAICLDRDSEASCEDFVRSKGAKLASLLCPLEPGPEACTWLAAQSQVRPSCLLLVDDNQTELANRFHFLKDHEAALQKLGIQRVTQDKLGQHQSSSRKTLIALVTSGILLAVLGLAGYFLMNRRSWSPAGERLGEDPYHSEAGAAPAGAPDAQGKSGRALGGRENGTSQAAPRNGHSGPQQAVADTPL; encoded by the exons TGCCCCCACCGGCTGGCCTG CAGCCTCTGCGAGGGCCGGCGAGGACAATGGGACGACCGTGGCGCCATTGTCCTCCAGTCCAGGAGTGACCTCAACCGGCCTAGTGGGCGTGAGCACCCGGGGGAGCTCAGCCCCAAGCTCCGCAGGGACCAGTGTGCAGCCTGAGCCCAGAAACAACAGTGCGACCATGGCCCCAG AATCCACAGCCAGTGCCACCTGGGCCCCCAGGACCTCCCTGGCACCCAGTCCCAGGAACGCGTCCGTCCAGCCCCAGGCCACAGCACCCACCTCGGCACCCACCTCGGCACCCACCTCGGCACCCACCTCGGCACCCACCTCGGCACCCACCTCAGCAGCCAAGGTCCCCACCCCAGAGGCGCCTGCTTCCGGGAGCCCCATGGAGCCCAACACGACTCTGGGCAACGGCTCCGACGTCCAGCACGGCAGTGGCAGTGGCAGCACCAGTCCCCTGGGGGCGGCTTCCACGGCTTCCCCCGCGTCCTCCTCCCCCACATGGAGCCCTGGCCAGGTG GACCACATCCGCTGTGTGACCCTCAGGGAGCTGCAGCTGACGCAGGCCATCTGCCTGGACCGCGACTCGGAGGCCAGCTGC GAGGACTTTGTCAGGAGCAAGGGTGCCAAGTTGGCCAGCCTGCTGTGCCCGCTGGAGCCAGGGCCTGAGGCCTGCACCTGGCTGGCCGCTCAGTCCCAGGTCAGGCCCAGCTGCCTGCTGCTGGTGGATGACAACCAGACAG AGCTGGCCAACAGGTTCCACTTCTTGAAGGACCACGAGGCTGCCCTACAGAAG CTGGGCATCCAGCGTGTGACCCAGGACAAGCTGGGCCAGCACCAGAGCTCCTCCCGCAAGACTCTGATCGCCCTGGTCACCTCGGGGATCCTGCTGGCCGTGCTGGGCCTGGCCGGCTACTTTCTGATGAACCGCCGCAGCTGGAGCCCTGCCGGGGAGAGGCTG GGTGAGGACCCCTACCACTCGGAGGCAGGGGCAGCCCCCGCGGGTGCCCCGGATGCTCAGGGAAAGTCGGGCAGAGCCCTTGGGGGCCGGGAGAACGGCACCAGCCAGGCAGCACCCAGGAATGGCCACTCGGGGCCACAGCAGGCCGTGGCCGACACCCCACTGTGA
- the CD34 gene encoding hematopoietic progenitor cell antigen CD34 isoform X3, giving the protein MLMPGTLRGWAALCLLALLSASARAGEDNGTTVAPLSSSPGVTSTGLVGVSTRGSSAPSSAGTSVQPEPRNNSATMAPESTASATWAPRTSLAPSPRNASVQPQATAPTSAPTSAPTSAPTSAPTSAPTSAAKVPTPEAPASGSPMEPNTTLGNGSDVQHGSGSGSTSPLGAASTASPASSSPTWSPGQVDHIRCVTLRELQLTQAICLDRDSEASCEDFVRSKGAKLASLLCPLEPGPEACTWLAAQSQVRPSCLLLVDDNQTELANRFHFLKDHEAALQKLGIQRVTQDKLGQHQSSSRKTLIALVTSGILLAVLGLAGYFLMNRRSWSPAGERLGEDPYHSEAGAAPAGAPDAQGKSGRALGGRENGTSQAAPRNGHSGPQQAVADTPL; this is encoded by the exons CAGCCTCTGCGAGGGCCGGCGAGGACAATGGGACGACCGTGGCGCCATTGTCCTCCAGTCCAGGAGTGACCTCAACCGGCCTAGTGGGCGTGAGCACCCGGGGGAGCTCAGCCCCAAGCTCCGCAGGGACCAGTGTGCAGCCTGAGCCCAGAAACAACAGTGCGACCATGGCCCCAG AATCCACAGCCAGTGCCACCTGGGCCCCCAGGACCTCCCTGGCACCCAGTCCCAGGAACGCGTCCGTCCAGCCCCAGGCCACAGCACCCACCTCGGCACCCACCTCGGCACCCACCTCGGCACCCACCTCGGCACCCACCTCGGCACCCACCTCAGCAGCCAAGGTCCCCACCCCAGAGGCGCCTGCTTCCGGGAGCCCCATGGAGCCCAACACGACTCTGGGCAACGGCTCCGACGTCCAGCACGGCAGTGGCAGTGGCAGCACCAGTCCCCTGGGGGCGGCTTCCACGGCTTCCCCCGCGTCCTCCTCCCCCACATGGAGCCCTGGCCAGGTG GACCACATCCGCTGTGTGACCCTCAGGGAGCTGCAGCTGACGCAGGCCATCTGCCTGGACCGCGACTCGGAGGCCAGCTGC GAGGACTTTGTCAGGAGCAAGGGTGCCAAGTTGGCCAGCCTGCTGTGCCCGCTGGAGCCAGGGCCTGAGGCCTGCACCTGGCTGGCCGCTCAGTCCCAGGTCAGGCCCAGCTGCCTGCTGCTGGTGGATGACAACCAGACAG AGCTGGCCAACAGGTTCCACTTCTTGAAGGACCACGAGGCTGCCCTACAGAAG CTGGGCATCCAGCGTGTGACCCAGGACAAGCTGGGCCAGCACCAGAGCTCCTCCCGCAAGACTCTGATCGCCCTGGTCACCTCGGGGATCCTGCTGGCCGTGCTGGGCCTGGCCGGCTACTTTCTGATGAACCGCCGCAGCTGGAGCCCTGCCGGGGAGAGGCTG GGTGAGGACCCCTACCACTCGGAGGCAGGGGCAGCCCCCGCGGGTGCCCCGGATGCTCAGGGAAAGTCGGGCAGAGCCCTTGGGGGCCGGGAGAACGGCACCAGCCAGGCAGCACCCAGGAATGGCCACTCGGGGCCACAGCAGGCCGTGGCCGACACCCCACTGTGA
- the CD34 gene encoding hematopoietic progenitor cell antigen CD34 isoform X2, whose product MLMPGTLRGWAALCLLALLSASARAGEDNGTTVAPLSSSPGVTSTGLVGVSTRGSSAPSSAGTSVQPEPRNNSATMAPESTASATWAPRTSLAPSPRNASVQPQATAPTSAPTSAPTSAPTSAPTSAPTSAAKVPTPEAPASGSPMEPNTTLGNGSDVQHGSGSGSTSPLGAASTASPASSSPTWSPGQVDHIRCVTLRELQLTQAICLDRDSEASCEDFVRSKGAKLASLLCPLEPGPEACTWLAAQSQVRPSCLLLVDDNQTELANRFHFLKDHEAALQKLGIQRVTQDKLGQHQSSSRKTLIALVTSGILLAVLGLAGYFLMNRRSWSPAGERLELEP is encoded by the exons CAGCCTCTGCGAGGGCCGGCGAGGACAATGGGACGACCGTGGCGCCATTGTCCTCCAGTCCAGGAGTGACCTCAACCGGCCTAGTGGGCGTGAGCACCCGGGGGAGCTCAGCCCCAAGCTCCGCAGGGACCAGTGTGCAGCCTGAGCCCAGAAACAACAGTGCGACCATGGCCCCAG AATCCACAGCCAGTGCCACCTGGGCCCCCAGGACCTCCCTGGCACCCAGTCCCAGGAACGCGTCCGTCCAGCCCCAGGCCACAGCACCCACCTCGGCACCCACCTCGGCACCCACCTCGGCACCCACCTCGGCACCCACCTCGGCACCCACCTCAGCAGCCAAGGTCCCCACCCCAGAGGCGCCTGCTTCCGGGAGCCCCATGGAGCCCAACACGACTCTGGGCAACGGCTCCGACGTCCAGCACGGCAGTGGCAGTGGCAGCACCAGTCCCCTGGGGGCGGCTTCCACGGCTTCCCCCGCGTCCTCCTCCCCCACATGGAGCCCTGGCCAGGTG GACCACATCCGCTGTGTGACCCTCAGGGAGCTGCAGCTGACGCAGGCCATCTGCCTGGACCGCGACTCGGAGGCCAGCTGC GAGGACTTTGTCAGGAGCAAGGGTGCCAAGTTGGCCAGCCTGCTGTGCCCGCTGGAGCCAGGGCCTGAGGCCTGCACCTGGCTGGCCGCTCAGTCCCAGGTCAGGCCCAGCTGCCTGCTGCTGGTGGATGACAACCAGACAG AGCTGGCCAACAGGTTCCACTTCTTGAAGGACCACGAGGCTGCCCTACAGAAG CTGGGCATCCAGCGTGTGACCCAGGACAAGCTGGGCCAGCACCAGAGCTCCTCCCGCAAGACTCTGATCGCCCTGGTCACCTCGGGGATCCTGCTGGCCGTGCTGGGCCTGGCCGGCTACTTTCTGATGAACCGCCGCAGCTGGAGCCCTGCCGGGGAGAGGCTG GAGCTGGAACCCTGA
- the CD34 gene encoding hematopoietic progenitor cell antigen CD34 isoform X1, whose amino-acid sequence MLMPGTLRGWAALCLLALLSSARAGEDNGTTVAPLSSSPGVTSTGLVGVSTRGSSAPSSAGTSVQPEPRNNSATMAPESTASATWAPRTSLAPSPRNASVQPQATAPTSAPTSAPTSAPTSAPTSAPTSAAKVPTPEAPASGSPMEPNTTLGNGSDVQHGSGSGSTSPLGAASTASPASSSPTWSPGQVDHIRCVTLRELQLTQAICLDRDSEASCEDFVRSKGAKLASLLCPLEPGPEACTWLAAQSQVRPSCLLLVDDNQTELANRFHFLKDHEAALQKLGIQRVTQDKLGQHQSSSRKTLIALVTSGILLAVLGLAGYFLMNRRSWSPAGERLGEDPYHSEAGAAPAGAPDAQGKSGRALGGRENGTSQAAPRNGHSGPQQAVADTPL is encoded by the exons CCTCTGCGAGGGCCGGCGAGGACAATGGGACGACCGTGGCGCCATTGTCCTCCAGTCCAGGAGTGACCTCAACCGGCCTAGTGGGCGTGAGCACCCGGGGGAGCTCAGCCCCAAGCTCCGCAGGGACCAGTGTGCAGCCTGAGCCCAGAAACAACAGTGCGACCATGGCCCCAG AATCCACAGCCAGTGCCACCTGGGCCCCCAGGACCTCCCTGGCACCCAGTCCCAGGAACGCGTCCGTCCAGCCCCAGGCCACAGCACCCACCTCGGCACCCACCTCGGCACCCACCTCGGCACCCACCTCGGCACCCACCTCGGCACCCACCTCAGCAGCCAAGGTCCCCACCCCAGAGGCGCCTGCTTCCGGGAGCCCCATGGAGCCCAACACGACTCTGGGCAACGGCTCCGACGTCCAGCACGGCAGTGGCAGTGGCAGCACCAGTCCCCTGGGGGCGGCTTCCACGGCTTCCCCCGCGTCCTCCTCCCCCACATGGAGCCCTGGCCAGGTG GACCACATCCGCTGTGTGACCCTCAGGGAGCTGCAGCTGACGCAGGCCATCTGCCTGGACCGCGACTCGGAGGCCAGCTGC GAGGACTTTGTCAGGAGCAAGGGTGCCAAGTTGGCCAGCCTGCTGTGCCCGCTGGAGCCAGGGCCTGAGGCCTGCACCTGGCTGGCCGCTCAGTCCCAGGTCAGGCCCAGCTGCCTGCTGCTGGTGGATGACAACCAGACAG AGCTGGCCAACAGGTTCCACTTCTTGAAGGACCACGAGGCTGCCCTACAGAAG CTGGGCATCCAGCGTGTGACCCAGGACAAGCTGGGCCAGCACCAGAGCTCCTCCCGCAAGACTCTGATCGCCCTGGTCACCTCGGGGATCCTGCTGGCCGTGCTGGGCCTGGCCGGCTACTTTCTGATGAACCGCCGCAGCTGGAGCCCTGCCGGGGAGAGGCTG GGTGAGGACCCCTACCACTCGGAGGCAGGGGCAGCCCCCGCGGGTGCCCCGGATGCTCAGGGAAAGTCGGGCAGAGCCCTTGGGGGCCGGGAGAACGGCACCAGCCAGGCAGCACCCAGGAATGGCCACTCGGGGCCACAGCAGGCCGTGGCCGACACCCCACTGTGA